CAAATGCTTTCGAAAATATCCAAACTGATCTTAACCGACGTGCAGTGGGTCAGTAACTGGGCAGCGCTTTATTGCGGCAGGGCAGTTCCCACAGCCGAAATCGCGATCATAGGCGAGCAGGCCGATGCCATGCGCAAAGATTTTGACCGCTTTTTCATACCCAACAAAATTGTGATGGGTACCAGCCAGGGCTCCGACCTGCCTCTACTGAAAAACAGAACGGATATCAATGCCAAGACAGCCATTTATATCTGTTACAATAAAACCTGCCAGTTGCCTGTCACCGAAGTTGAAAAAGCCCTTGAACAGCTTGGAGGCGCCTCACAATAAAGGAAAATACCGCTCCCTGATAATGCGCATGTGATGAACCGGATGTCCCAAAATAACAAAGCCGAGCGCCAGCGGCGTGATCTGCGTTTCATTGGCCGTCCCCACATTGAGCAGCATTGACTCGCTCATATTCTTGAAAAGCGGGATCGTAGCGGCGCGTACCAACTCAAATTCGGTCATCAGATCAGCGACACTTCTATTGGCGGCCATGGTATTGGCGGCCAGCAATTCTTCTTCATACCCTGCCAGGGCTGTCTTATCTCCGCGTGAGAAGCGAAGCGCGCGATAGGCCATAATCCGCTCATTGTCAATTACGTGCTGCAGAATATCCTTCACCGTCCATTTTCCCGGCGCATACACCAGATCACCAAGTGCCTGCAACTGTTCAATTTGCGCATATACCTGCACAGGCGCGTATTTTTTAAAGGCTTCAAAAATATCAATGTCTTCAATTAGGTTAATGTACCTGTCAAAGAATGGGGGCATTGGCTGAATACTGGATTTTTTCATGTCGTTTTGTGGAGTTAAAGGGATTTTTAAAGTAATCGGTATTTGATATTATTTGCGCTGGTAGCTTGAAAGCAAAATACGGATTCGGACACTACAAACAAATCCATCAGACCGGATAATTTATTAACCTTGGGTTACAATTATTTCATTTGATATAAGACATTTTTGCATCACAAACCTTCTTGTTTATGTGCTAAATTTCTTGCTACATTTGAATACAAATCCTCTTTCAAATTGAAAAGAATAGTACCAATCGGCCTATTGTCCCTGCTGCTCTACCATATGCTTGGCCTGAGCATGGCTGTTTTGTGCTTTGAAAAAGATTATCAAGTTGCTGCATTGTCCGGACAGCATGGAGACCGGAAGCTGATCAAGATGTACCACCCTAACCTTCCTTACTCGCCTGAGGTTCAACTGTCGGAGGAAATAAATGGTTTGATACGTTCGGAAAATCATTTTTATAACCCCG
This Dyadobacter sp. UC 10 DNA region includes the following protein-coding sequences:
- a CDS encoding DinB family protein, producing the protein MKKSSIQPMPPFFDRYINLIEDIDIFEAFKKYAPVQVYAQIEQLQALGDLVYAPGKWTVKDILQHVIDNERIMAYRALRFSRGDKTALAGYEEELLAANTMAANRSVADLMTEFELVRAATIPLFKNMSESMLLNVGTANETQITPLALGFVILGHPVHHMRIIRERYFPLL